CGGATATTGGATCAGATCATGCCTATCTACCGGCTTGGTTATATTTAAATCATAAAATTAAAAAAGCCATTGCGGGCGAAGTGGTTGAAGGTCCATATAATTCAGCTAAATCACTTGTAGCTTCTCTCGGATTAGAAGAACATATTTCTGTTCGATTAGCAGATGGGTTGGAAGTATTAAAGGCAGAAGATGGTGTAACAGCGATTACGATTTGTGGAATGGGAGGCACGTTAATTCGTGACATCCTGATTCGAGGAAAAGCAAAAGGTCATTTATCTGGTAAGGAACGCCTAATTTTACAACCTAATGTCGGTGAACCGACTCTAAGACGTTGGTTACAAGCTGAAGGCTATCAAATTTTACGTGAAGATATTTTAGAAGAAGATGAAAAAATTTATGAAATTATAGTGGCGGAGAAAACTGGTGAAACTACCAATTATGATGAACGAACCTTGTTTTTTGGCCCATTTTTAGGTGAACAAAAGGGTGAAGTATTTGCTCAAAAATGGCAACAACAATTAGAAAAATATCGCTATATTTTGGCTAGCATGGAGAAAGCTGAACAAGTCGATTCAGCAAAAGTGACGGAAGTAAAAGAGAAAATAAGTTGGATTGAAGAGGTGATTTAAATGTTAGCAACAACGTTTATTGAGCGATTTGAACAGCATTTTCCCCTTAATATGGCAGAAGCAGGAGATCCTGTTGGCTTACATGTCGGGACTTTGAATAAAGAAATTAAACGAGTGATGATAACCTTGGATGTCCGTCCAGAAGTCGTGGCGGAAGCTATTGCTAAAGAAGTCGACTTATTGGTTGCAAAACACCCACCAATTTTTAGACCACTGAAGGATTTAGTTATTGATGCACCACAGCAACAAATGTATGCTGATTTGTTGAGACATGATATTGCGGTTTATGCAGCTCATACTAATATGGATATTGTCCATGATGGTTTAAATGACTGGTTTTGTGAACTGCTTGAGATTGAAAATACAACGTATATCACCAAAACTCATGAGATTGATGGGGAATCTTTTGGTATTGGTCGTGTCGGGGATTTACCTACTCCGATAACTTTAGAAAACTTTGTTTATCAAGTAAAGGAGACGTTTGCTCTAGATGGTCTTCGATTAATTAGTCATTCACCAGAAAAAATGATTCAACGTGTGGCTATTTGTGGCGGTAGTGGCGAAAAGTTTTATCGTGATGCACAAGCAGCTGGTGCGGATGTTTATATTACAGGTGATGTTTATTATCATACAGCTCATGATATGATAGCTGATGGTTTTTCAGTTATTGACGCGGGTCATTACATTGAATCTTTATGCAAAGAAAAAATAGTTTCTCTATGTAATGAGTGGAAAAAGGCGTATAATTGGGATGTAGAAATTATTGAGTCAATGGAAAATACAAACCCATTTACTTATTATTAAAATTTAAGGAGTTGTCGTTAAATGTATGAAAATTTAGTGCCTCGTTTTATTAATTATGTAAAAAAAGAAACTCGTTCTGATCATACGAGTCAAACAGTTCCTTCAACATCAAGTCAAATTGAATTTGCGCATATGTTAGAAGCGGAATTAAAAGAGTTAGGAATGACAAATGTTAAATATAACGAATCAAATGGCTTTGTAACAGCTGAACTACCAAGTAAT
This is a stretch of genomic DNA from Vagococcus zengguangii. It encodes these proteins:
- a CDS encoding tRNA (adenine(22)-N(1))-methyltransferase — translated: MNEQKLSKRLERVASFVPKDAIVADIGSDHAYLPAWLYLNHKIKKAIAGEVVEGPYNSAKSLVASLGLEEHISVRLADGLEVLKAEDGVTAITICGMGGTLIRDILIRGKAKGHLSGKERLILQPNVGEPTLRRWLQAEGYQILREDILEEDEKIYEIIVAEKTGETTNYDERTLFFGPFLGEQKGEVFAQKWQQQLEKYRYILASMEKAEQVDSAKVTEVKEKISWIEEVI
- a CDS encoding Nif3-like dinuclear metal center hexameric protein, yielding MLATTFIERFEQHFPLNMAEAGDPVGLHVGTLNKEIKRVMITLDVRPEVVAEAIAKEVDLLVAKHPPIFRPLKDLVIDAPQQQMYADLLRHDIAVYAAHTNMDIVHDGLNDWFCELLEIENTTYITKTHEIDGESFGIGRVGDLPTPITLENFVYQVKETFALDGLRLISHSPEKMIQRVAICGGSGEKFYRDAQAAGADVYITGDVYYHTAHDMIADGFSVIDAGHYIESLCKEKIVSLCNEWKKAYNWDVEIIESMENTNPFTYY